The DNA sequence CCGAGGTGCAGCAGTTTATCCTTGGAACGGTTAAGGAGTTGTGTAATTATGATGTGGATGGGATTCATTTCGACTATATCCGTCACCCCGACGTAATTCTGGCCAAGGGGCTTTGGAAAAATTATGGCATTGTTCAAGATAAGGAATACCCGCAATACGACTACTGCTATTGCGACCGTTGCCGGAATAAGTTTAAGGAGCAATACGGCCAGGATCCCCTTGACATGGATGACCCTACAAAAAACGAAGACTGGCGACAATTCCGTATGGACCTGATCACTCATTTGGTGAATGATCTTTTTGTGCCAGAGGTTCATCAGCATAATAAAATGATCTCTGCGGCAGTATTTCCGAACTGGAGGAGTGTGAAGCAGGACTGGAAAACCTGGCATATGGACGCCGTACTCCCGATGCTTTACAATGGCTTTTATGAAAAGCCGGTTGGCTGGGTTGGCGAGCAAGTGGCTTGGGGTGTAAATCACCTGCAGGATAAAAACACCCAACTTTACAGCGGACTTTTCTTGCCCGACCTGAAAAAGAAGGCCGATTTTGAAGAGGCCATCCGTACCTCTTTGTCGCATGGCGCCAAGGGTGTTTCCCTGTTCTCGCTTGGGGGCATTACAGAATCGCAATG is a window from the Persicobacter psychrovividus genome containing:
- a CDS encoding glycoside hydrolase family 10 protein — translated: MKFFDFLKFPIGWLGLLAGISLLTSCGTSTATEIEQAKNWAWITPDLEKTDAQWQAEFQRLKAVGFDAVLLEVYAGNQAYFGSKRLPVKAKWLERMLPLVHGAGLECHAWMWTMPNNNPAYYENHQDWYNVNRKGESSAVSPAYVNYYRFMCPSNPEVQQFILGTVKELCNYDVDGIHFDYIRHPDVILAKGLWKNYGIVQDKEYPQYDYCYCDRCRNKFKEQYGQDPLDMDDPTKNEDWRQFRMDLITHLVNDLFVPEVHQHNKMISAAVFPNWRSVKQDWKTWHMDAVLPMLYNGFYEKPVGWVGEQVAWGVNHLQDKNTQLYSGLFLPDLKKKADFEEAIRTSLSHGAKGVSLFSLGGITESQWEVLEELHKEGTL